The DNA window CAAACCCATAGGGACGAATATCCATCTTTAAGAGTTGTGAGCGGCTTCGGAGTGCATACAGTCGGAGGAGTTGGAACTCCGTACAGTTTAAAAAGTATAAGAGGCCCTATTGAAGTTGTTGGATTCACTCACGGTTGTAATTTAAGATGTCCTCAATGTCAGAATTTTCCAATAGCTTTAACTTCAGGAGGTCATCTACTTGAGGCATATGAAACTTCTCAGATACTTTTAGGATTAAAAGAACTTCATGGGCTGGATAGAATTGCAATTTCTGGTGGAGAAAGTACATTAAATAGAAAATGGCTGGTTGAAGTGATTAAATCACTAAGAAATCAGGATAAAAATGTTAAAATTCATGTTGATACTAATGGAACCATTTTAAGCCATGAATACATTGACGAACTTGTAAAATGTGGAATGACCGACATAGGAATTGATCTGAAATCATCAGATGTTTCAACTTACATGAACATTACTGGCCTGAATGATGAAAAACTGGCTGAAAAGTATCTTGAAACATCATGGAGTGCTGTAAAATACATAATTGATAATTATTTTGAAGATATATTTTTAGGAATAGGAATACCCTACAATAGCGCCCTTATTTCGGAAGATGAAATTGAAGAAATTGGAAAAAAAATTTTCAGCTTGAATCCAGATGTTCAAGTATGTGTTCTTGATTACAGACCCGAATTTAGAAGAAAAAACCTTATTAAACCTTCAACCAGTGAAATAATCCAGATAAAAGACCTTCTGAATTCTGTTGGTCTTAATACTGTTATTGTTCAGACCAGTGAGGGGCATTTTGGGCCTTAAATATTTTTAAACCTTATTTTCACCCAATATTCCTAATTTAAGCTTAAAATTAATGATATTTGTATTTTAATACATTGCTTTTTGACAAAAAGAAAAAAAGCAAAGAT is part of the Methanobacterium sp. genome and encodes:
- a CDS encoding radical SAM protein, which produces MIAKRLIEKCNECNICKEIVNCPLGNVKSIAGTDKCIGCGICTLSCPEEAIVLQEAHKEKIKVYVNKKEVMACGTVKNALISSNIKLSKYPDFKNEDEIFIPCECGGCWTCLAHVNGRFAPVCITPLREGMKIDTQTHRDEYPSLRVVSGFGVHTVGGVGTPYSLKSIRGPIEVVGFTHGCNLRCPQCQNFPIALTSGGHLLEAYETSQILLGLKELHGLDRIAISGGESTLNRKWLVEVIKSLRNQDKNVKIHVDTNGTILSHEYIDELVKCGMTDIGIDLKSSDVSTYMNITGLNDEKLAEKYLETSWSAVKYIIDNYFEDIFLGIGIPYNSALISEDEIEEIGKKIFSLNPDVQVCVLDYRPEFRRKNLIKPSTSEIIQIKDLLNSVGLNTVIVQTSEGHFGP